In one Streptomyces venezuelae genomic region, the following are encoded:
- a CDS encoding glycosyltransferase 87 family protein, whose translation MTVLALPAARRRVPLAAGACLLSFAAFWLAQRAADVSMIDLMVYRAEGETVRAGGDLYALRATEAHLPTTYPPFAALLFTPLTLLDTAAMRTLATLGNLALLIAFVHLSLRMVHGDRHARVEGALWASALVVWCEPVWTTLRYGQINLLLAVLVLWDLSRRPGHRWAGVGIGVAAAIKLTPALFVVLLLLTGAAEAARRGPWRPIVRHACVAAASFAGATLLAAAVLPYDSWRFWTRMVFEAGRVGLAEDTANQSLRGVLARLLHTGEPGAFWALAASVTGALGLAAAVAAALRGERAWAVLACAATALLVSPVSWSHHWVWCVPMVLLLRAEAERRGGRARWAGVGAVYLVFCSYALWWVPHGAGRLELGQNYGQMTLSALYVVTAFTFLWVAVTRWRTSRTA comes from the coding sequence GTGACCGTGCTCGCGCTCCCCGCCGCCCGCCGCCGTGTGCCACTGGCCGCCGGGGCCTGCCTGCTCTCCTTCGCGGCCTTCTGGCTCGCCCAGCGTGCCGCCGACGTCTCGATGATCGACCTCATGGTCTACCGGGCCGAGGGCGAGACCGTGCGCGCGGGCGGCGACCTCTACGCGCTGCGCGCCACCGAGGCCCATCTGCCCACCACCTACCCGCCGTTCGCGGCGCTGCTCTTCACGCCGCTGACCCTGCTGGACACGGCGGCCATGCGCACCCTCGCGACGCTGGGCAACCTGGCACTCCTGATCGCCTTCGTGCACCTCTCCTTGCGGATGGTCCACGGCGATCGGCACGCGCGCGTGGAGGGCGCTCTGTGGGCGTCCGCCCTCGTCGTGTGGTGCGAGCCGGTCTGGACGACGCTGCGCTACGGCCAGATCAACCTGCTGCTCGCCGTCCTCGTCCTGTGGGACCTGTCGCGCCGCCCCGGACACCGCTGGGCGGGCGTGGGCATCGGCGTCGCGGCGGCGATCAAGCTCACGCCCGCGCTGTTCGTGGTCCTCCTGCTGCTCACCGGGGCCGCCGAAGCCGCTCGGCGCGGGCCGTGGCGTCCGATCGTGCGGCACGCGTGCGTGGCGGCCGCGTCGTTCGCCGGGGCGACGCTCCTCGCGGCCGCCGTCCTGCCGTACGACTCATGGCGGTTCTGGACCCGGATGGTCTTCGAGGCGGGCCGCGTCGGTCTGGCGGAGGACACCGCGAACCAGTCGCTGCGCGGCGTCCTGGCGCGGCTCCTGCACACCGGAGAGCCCGGCGCCTTCTGGGCCCTGGCGGCCTCCGTGACCGGCGCGCTGGGCCTCGCGGCGGCGGTGGCCGCCGCGTTGCGCGGGGAACGGGCCTGGGCGGTGCTCGCCTGCGCCGCGACGGCGCTCCTGGTGAGTCCGGTGTCGTGGTCGCACCACTGGGTGTGGTGCGTGCCGATGGTGCTGCTCCTGCGGGCGGAGGCCGAGCGACGGGGTGGGCGGGCACGGTGGGCGGGGGTCGGAGCCGTGTACCTGGTCTTCTGCTCGTACGCGCTGTGGTGGGTGCCCCATGGAGCGGGACGGCTCGAACTCGGCCAGAACTATGGCCAGATGACGCTGTCCGCCCTCTACGTAGTGACCGCTTTTACGTTCCTGTGGGTCGCCGTCACGCGGTGGCGAACGAGTAGAACCGCTTGA
- a CDS encoding ferredoxin → MNASLPDVPEVRVVGLPLLTSGFDLVERLDLSMHLKVHGPLEPMAGEPLARLAEDIALRGRGGAGFPFARKLRSVADAAIRRGIRPVVVVNGSEDEPACRKDTVLINRAPHLILDGALLAAEAIGARTLVVGVTRDSTEASMRTALAERGLGNRRGSALRARVQRNPVRMVTGESSALVRSADGGPPLPPGRKVRTSDSGVGGAPTLLSNAETFAQLAVAARTGADRYCRTGLRDEPGTVLLTLSGAVARPMVVEVPTGVPLQYVLQLAGAPALPQGVLTGGYHGRWLDGMTAHDAVVSRASLDACGGALGAGAILPIGEGTCPLGESLRVAHWLAAESSGQCGPCYLGLPAAARGLADVLQGGGPTALEALREVTRAVKRRGACKHPDGSAAFLESSISAFTDDLAAHVLGGGCGRPVEGVLPLQEDTPPAEAPSGRTLAVDWTLCQGHGLCADIVPELIQLGPDGFPSVAEASVPRYSEARATRAVRRCPALALRIEEAPKEASPSRTTLPAALPPRRSRRALGSGRQ, encoded by the coding sequence GTGAACGCCTCGCTCCCCGACGTCCCCGAAGTCCGCGTCGTCGGCCTGCCCCTGCTCACCTCGGGCTTCGACCTCGTCGAACGCCTCGACCTCTCCATGCACCTGAAGGTGCACGGCCCGCTGGAGCCGATGGCCGGCGAACCGCTCGCCCGCCTCGCCGAGGACATCGCACTGCGGGGCCGCGGCGGTGCGGGCTTCCCCTTCGCCCGCAAGCTGCGGTCCGTCGCCGACGCGGCGATCCGGCGCGGCATACGCCCCGTGGTCGTCGTCAACGGCAGCGAGGACGAGCCCGCCTGCCGCAAGGACACCGTCCTGATCAACCGCGCACCGCACCTGATCCTCGACGGCGCCCTCCTCGCCGCCGAGGCCATCGGGGCGCGCACCCTGGTCGTCGGCGTGACCCGCGACTCGACCGAGGCGTCGATGCGCACCGCGCTGGCCGAGCGCGGCCTCGGCAACCGCCGGGGATCGGCCCTCCGCGCGCGCGTGCAGCGCAATCCGGTGCGCATGGTCACCGGGGAGTCCTCCGCCCTCGTCCGCTCGGCGGACGGCGGCCCCCCGCTGCCGCCCGGGCGCAAAGTGCGGACGTCGGACTCCGGAGTGGGCGGCGCCCCCACCCTGCTCTCCAACGCGGAGACCTTCGCGCAGCTCGCCGTCGCCGCCAGGACGGGCGCCGACCGCTACTGCCGCACCGGCCTGCGCGACGAACCCGGCACCGTCCTGCTGACCCTCTCCGGAGCGGTCGCCCGGCCGATGGTCGTCGAGGTCCCCACCGGCGTGCCTCTCCAGTACGTCCTTCAGCTGGCCGGCGCACCCGCACTCCCCCAGGGCGTGCTGACGGGCGGCTATCACGGCAGGTGGCTCGACGGGATGACGGCACATGACGCCGTCGTCTCCCGCGCCTCCCTGGACGCGTGCGGCGGCGCGCTCGGCGCGGGAGCGATCCTGCCGATCGGCGAGGGCACCTGCCCGCTGGGCGAGTCGCTGCGGGTCGCGCACTGGCTGGCCGCCGAGAGCAGCGGGCAGTGCGGCCCCTGCTATCTCGGGCTGCCCGCGGCGGCCCGTGGCCTCGCCGACGTCCTTCAGGGCGGCGGACCGACCGCTCTGGAGGCGCTGCGCGAGGTGACCCGGGCGGTGAAGCGGCGCGGTGCGTGCAAGCATCCGGACGGCTCGGCCGCCTTCCTGGAGTCGTCGATCTCGGCGTTCACGGACGACCTCGCCGCGCACGTCCTGGGCGGGGGGTGCGGCCGTCCCGTCGAGGGTGTCCTCCCCCTCCAGGAGGACACACCGCCCGCAGAGGCTCCCAGTGGGCGCACGCTGGCCGTCGACTGGACGCTCTGCCAGGGGCACGGACTCTGCGCGGACATCGTCCCCGAGCTGATCCAGTTGGGCCCCGACGGCTTCCCGTCGGTGGCGGAAGCGTCCGTACCGCGCTACTCCGAAGCGCGTGCCACCCGCGCCGTGCGGCGCTGCCCCGCACTCGCCCTGCGCATCGAGGAGGCGCCGAAGGAGGCATCCCCGTCCCGCACGACGCTGCCCGCCGCGCTCCCGCCGCGCCGGAGCCGCCGCGCACTCGGCAGCGGACGGCAGTAG
- the leuS gene encoding leucine--tRNA ligase, with amino-acid sequence MSETNSAAASEVAAPHRYTAALAADIEARWQDFWDADGTYEAPNPSGDLAARDEAEAALAERPKKFIMDMFPYPSGAGLHVGHPLGYIATDVFARYQRMTGHNVLHTLGFDAFGLPAEQYAVQTGTHPRVSTEANIKNMKAQLRALGLGHDKRRSISTIDPEYYKWTQWIFVQIFNSWYDADAAKARPIADLVAQFESGERAVPDSTRVWSELDAAERAEVLSQYRLAYASDAPVNWCPGLGTVLANEEVTADGRSERGNFPVFKAKLRQWNMRITAYADRLLDDLDALDWPEAIKLQQRNWIGRSEGARVSFPVGIEGDAITVFTTRQDTLFGSTYMVLAPEHDLVDKVLPEAWPEGTHETWTGGHATPAEAVAKYRAFAAAKSDVERQADAKEKTGVFTGVYATNPVSGEQVPVFIADYVLMGYGTGAIMAVPAHDSRDFAFARAFNLPMRCVVEPSDDRGTDTRKWDEAFSSYEAKLINSSNEEISLDGMDVTGAKARITGWLATRGIGEGTVNFRLRDWLFSRQRYWGEPFPIVYDEDGVAHALPESMLPLELPEVDDYSPRTFDPDDANTSPETPLSRNEDWVNVTLDLGDGPRAYRRETNTMPNWAGSCWYELRYLDPSNDQKLVDPAVEQYWMGPREGQPTGGVDLYVGGAEHAVLHLLYARFWSKVLFDLGHISSAEPFHKLYNQGMIQAYVYRDSRGFPVPAAEVEERDGAFFFEGEPVKRELGKMGKSLKNAVTPDEICDEYGADTLRLYEMAMGPLDVSRPWDTRAVVGQYRLLQRLWRLIVDESTGEVTVADVAEADIDESTLRALHKAIDGVRQDLDGMRFNTAIAKITELNNHLTKVGGAVPRSVAERLVLLIAPLAPHIAEELWRKLGRTDSVVHRDFPVADPAYVVDESVTCVVQIKGKVKARLEVSPSISDAELETVALADEKVVAALDGAGIRKVIVRAPKLVNIVPA; translated from the coding sequence ATGAGCGAGACGAATTCTGCTGCCGCCTCCGAGGTGGCCGCGCCGCACCGCTACACGGCCGCTCTGGCCGCGGACATCGAGGCACGCTGGCAGGACTTCTGGGACGCCGACGGCACCTACGAGGCGCCGAACCCGAGCGGCGACCTGGCCGCGCGGGACGAGGCGGAGGCCGCGCTGGCCGAACGGCCCAAGAAGTTCATCATGGACATGTTCCCGTACCCCTCCGGAGCGGGCCTGCACGTCGGCCACCCCCTGGGGTACATCGCCACGGACGTCTTCGCGCGCTACCAGCGCATGACCGGCCACAACGTCCTGCACACCCTGGGCTTCGACGCCTTCGGCCTGCCCGCCGAGCAGTACGCGGTGCAGACGGGCACCCATCCGCGGGTCTCCACCGAGGCCAACATCAAGAACATGAAGGCCCAGCTGCGCGCGCTGGGCCTGGGCCACGACAAGCGGCGCTCGATCTCGACGATCGACCCCGAGTACTACAAGTGGACCCAGTGGATCTTCGTCCAGATCTTCAACTCCTGGTACGACGCCGACGCCGCGAAGGCCCGCCCGATCGCCGACCTGGTCGCCCAGTTCGAGAGCGGTGAGCGTGCCGTACCGGACTCCACGCGCGTGTGGAGCGAGCTGGACGCCGCCGAGCGCGCCGAGGTGCTGAGCCAGTACCGCCTGGCCTACGCCTCCGACGCGCCCGTCAACTGGTGCCCCGGCCTGGGCACCGTCCTGGCCAACGAGGAGGTCACCGCCGACGGCCGCTCCGAGCGCGGCAACTTCCCCGTCTTCAAGGCCAAGCTGCGCCAGTGGAACATGCGCATCACCGCGTACGCCGACCGTCTGCTGGACGACCTGGACGCACTGGACTGGCCCGAGGCCATCAAGCTGCAGCAGCGCAACTGGATCGGCCGCTCCGAAGGCGCCCGCGTGAGCTTCCCCGTGGGCATCGAGGGCGACGCGATCACCGTCTTCACCACCCGCCAGGACACCCTGTTCGGCTCGACCTACATGGTCCTGGCGCCCGAGCACGACCTGGTCGACAAGGTCCTCCCGGAGGCCTGGCCCGAGGGCACCCACGAGACGTGGACGGGCGGGCACGCCACCCCGGCCGAGGCCGTCGCCAAGTACCGCGCGTTCGCCGCCGCCAAGTCCGACGTCGAGCGCCAGGCCGACGCCAAGGAGAAGACCGGCGTCTTCACCGGCGTCTACGCCACCAACCCGGTCAGCGGCGAGCAGGTCCCGGTCTTCATCGCCGACTACGTACTGATGGGCTACGGCACCGGCGCGATCATGGCCGTGCCGGCGCACGACAGCCGTGACTTCGCCTTCGCGCGCGCCTTCAACCTGCCGATGCGCTGCGTGGTGGAGCCGTCGGACGACCGCGGGACCGACACCAGGAAGTGGGACGAGGCCTTCTCCTCGTACGAGGCGAAGCTGATCAACTCCTCGAACGAGGAGATCTCCCTCGACGGCATGGACGTCACGGGCGCCAAGGCCCGCATCACCGGCTGGCTGGCCACCCGCGGCATCGGCGAGGGCACCGTCAACTTCCGGCTGCGCGACTGGCTGTTCAGCCGCCAGCGCTACTGGGGCGAGCCCTTCCCGATCGTCTACGACGAGGACGGCGTCGCCCACGCGCTGCCCGAGTCGATGCTGCCCCTGGAGCTGCCGGAGGTCGACGACTACTCCCCGCGCACCTTCGACCCGGACGACGCGAACACCTCTCCGGAGACGCCGCTCTCCCGCAACGAGGACTGGGTCAACGTCACCCTGGACCTGGGCGACGGCCCCCGTGCCTACCGCCGCGAGACCAACACCATGCCCAACTGGGCGGGTTCATGCTGGTACGAGCTGCGCTACCTGGACCCGAGCAACGACCAGAAGCTGGTCGACCCGGCCGTCGAGCAGTACTGGATGGGCCCGCGCGAGGGTCAGCCGACGGGCGGCGTCGACCTGTACGTGGGCGGCGCCGAGCACGCGGTGCTGCACCTGCTGTACGCGCGCTTCTGGTCGAAGGTCCTGTTCGACCTGGGCCACATCTCGTCGGCCGAGCCGTTCCACAAGCTGTACAACCAGGGCATGATCCAGGCCTACGTCTACCGGGACAGCCGCGGCTTCCCGGTGCCGGCCGCCGAGGTCGAGGAGCGCGACGGCGCGTTCTTCTTCGAGGGCGAGCCGGTCAAGCGCGAGCTGGGCAAGATGGGCAAGTCCCTGAAGAACGCCGTCACGCCGGACGAGATCTGCGACGAGTACGGCGCGGACACCCTGCGCCTGTACGAGATGGCGATGGGCCCCCTGGACGTGTCGCGTCCCTGGGACACGCGCGCGGTCGTCGGCCAGTACCGCCTGCTGCAGCGGCTGTGGCGCCTGATCGTCGACGAGTCGACCGGTGAGGTCACCGTCGCCGACGTCGCCGAGGCGGACATCGACGAGTCCACCCTGCGCGCCCTGCACAAGGCCATCGACGGTGTGCGCCAGGACCTGGACGGCATGCGGTTCAACACCGCGATCGCCAAGATCACCGAGCTGAACAACCACCTGACGAAGGTGGGCGGCGCGGTGCCGAGGTCCGTCGCGGAGCGCCTGGTGCTGCTGATCGCGCCGCTGGCCCCGCACATCGCCGAGGAGCTGTGGCGCAAGCTGGGCCGCACCGACTCCGTCGTCCACCGGGACTTCCCGGTCGCCGACCCGGCGTACGTCGTGGACGAGTCCGTGACATGCGTCGTGCAGATCAAGGGCAAGGTCAAGGCGCGCCTGGAGGTCTCCCCGTCCATCTCCGACGCCGAGCTGGAGACGGTGGCGCTGGCCGACGAGAAGGTCGTGGCGGCGCTGGACGGCGCGGGGATCCGCAAGGTGATCGTGCGGGCGCCGAAGCTGGTGAACATCGTCCCCGCGTAG
- a CDS encoding DegV family protein produces MSRHVAIVTDSTAYLPQETMERHNITAVPLTVVLGDQALEEGTEISARSLALALQKRKSVTTSRPSPQVFADTYREIAEAGATDIVSLHLSAEFSGTYDAAVVAAKESPVPVRVVDTGMVAMALGFCALAAAQAAEAGDSAEEAVAAAEKRAAGTSAFFYVDTLDYLRRGGRIGAAQALFGSALAVKPLLKLDGGRIDMLEKVRTASKAIARLEEIVVERAGSGRVDVAVHHLAAPERAATLAERLRERVPDLGELHVSEVGAVIGAHTGPGLLGAVVSPR; encoded by the coding sequence ATGTCCCGCCATGTCGCGATCGTCACGGATTCAACGGCCTACCTGCCGCAGGAGACGATGGAGCGGCACAACATCACCGCGGTGCCCCTGACCGTGGTCCTGGGAGACCAGGCCCTGGAGGAGGGCACCGAGATCTCGGCTCGCTCCCTCGCCCTGGCCCTGCAGAAACGCAAATCGGTGACCACGTCCCGGCCCAGCCCTCAAGTCTTCGCGGACACCTACCGAGAGATCGCCGAGGCGGGCGCGACCGACATCGTCTCGCTGCACCTGTCCGCAGAGTTCTCCGGTACGTACGACGCAGCGGTCGTCGCCGCGAAGGAGTCGCCGGTGCCGGTGCGGGTGGTGGACACCGGCATGGTGGCGATGGCGCTCGGTTTCTGCGCCCTCGCGGCGGCGCAGGCCGCGGAGGCGGGCGACTCGGCGGAGGAGGCGGTGGCCGCCGCGGAGAAGCGGGCAGCGGGCACGTCGGCCTTCTTCTACGTCGACACCCTGGACTACCTCCGCAGGGGCGGCCGCATCGGCGCGGCCCAGGCGCTCTTCGGCTCCGCGCTCGCCGTCAAACCGCTGCTGAAGCTGGACGGCGGCCGCATCGACATGCTGGAGAAGGTACGGACGGCGTCGAAGGCGATCGCCCGACTCGAGGAGATCGTGGTCGAGCGTGCCGGTTCCGGCCGGGTCGACGTCGCGGTGCATCACCTGGCGGCCCCGGAACGGGCGGCGACGCTCGCCGAGCGGCTCAGGGAACGGGTGCCGGACCTCGGTGAACTGCACGTGAGCGAGGTCGGAGCGGTGATCGGGGCGCACACGGGGCCGGGGTTGCTGGGGGCTGTGGTCTCGCCTCGATGA
- a CDS encoding helix-hairpin-helix domain-containing protein, with the protein MGPASGDGEGARAGSSRKERLGLAVRERLPMWVQARCGLERRAVVALVLILGVGAVFAAQHFWTGRAQPVRPPDVVREAGAVAERGAEPAPSPGAAAQAGRASAGAGAGGGGAAGVVVVDVSGKVRRPGVHRLPAGSRVADALRAAGGVRPGTKTGDLNRARFLVDGEQVVVGGAQAVGGAGGAQGASGAGGAGPGSIGSGAAGPGSSGPGAAGPGAAAPIGLNTATAEQLDELPGVGPVLAQHILDYRAQHGGFRSVEELREVNGIGDRRFADLQGLVRP; encoded by the coding sequence GTGGGGCCTGCCTCGGGTGACGGGGAGGGGGCGCGGGCGGGGTCCTCGCGGAAGGAACGGCTGGGGCTTGCCGTGCGGGAGCGGCTGCCGATGTGGGTGCAGGCGCGGTGCGGTCTCGAGCGGCGGGCCGTGGTGGCGCTCGTCCTGATCCTCGGGGTCGGTGCGGTCTTCGCCGCCCAGCACTTCTGGACGGGTCGAGCCCAGCCCGTGCGGCCACCGGATGTGGTGCGTGAGGCGGGTGCCGTGGCCGAGCGGGGCGCGGAGCCGGCTCCGTCGCCGGGGGCCGCGGCGCAGGCGGGGCGGGCGTCGGCGGGTGCGGGTGCGGGTGGCGGTGGTGCCGCGGGCGTGGTCGTGGTGGACGTCAGCGGGAAGGTCCGCCGACCGGGCGTCCATCGGCTCCCCGCCGGGTCGCGGGTGGCGGACGCGTTGCGGGCGGCCGGCGGGGTCAGGCCGGGCACGAAGACGGGGGACCTCAATCGTGCGCGGTTCCTGGTGGACGGCGAGCAGGTAGTGGTGGGCGGGGCGCAGGCGGTGGGTGGTGCCGGTGGGGCACAAGGGGCGAGTGGTGCGGGTGGGGCTGGACCGGGTTCCATCGGATCTGGTGCCGCCGGGCCTGGTTCCAGCGGACCCGGCGCCGCCGGGCCAGGAGCCGCCGCTCCGATCGGTCTGAACACGGCGACAGCGGAACAGCTCGACGAACTCCCCGGCGTCGGCCCCGTATTGGCGCAGCACATCCTCGACTACCGCGCTCAGCACGGCGGGTTCCGTTCGGTCGAGGAGCTCCGCGAGGTCAACGGAATCGGTGACCGGCGCTTCGCCGATCTCCAGGGTCTCGTACGGCCATGA
- a CDS encoding ComEC/Rec2 family competence protein yields MTRAAVHLASGHRLGASHPRQEGPADLRLVPPALAAWGSAALMLDAPPRWAIATVAVAVLTAGVLLVRWTARGSGGGGQPQAGGRRPRRWGRFTVAAVLLCAAGAAASAALHGADLRRGPVPSLAGEYAQVKAELKVTSDPRLTRPRVASAHTMPPTVLLDAEVLRVTERDGTSTETRTPVLVVVRTDSQEAGPDRDSVHPAAPAWTALLPSTRVRVEGRLAPPLSGGDQVAAVLRVDGERVPRTVGAPTGAQRIAGRLRGGLREATDGLPADARALLPGLVVGDTSRVPAELDQAFRATDLTHLLAVSGANLTIVLVLLIGPPGIAQRAERRGLAPKLGIPLRTTAVLGGALTLGFVIVCRPDPSVLRAAACGLIALLALVTGRRRSLIPALATAVLVLVLYDPWLARSHGFLLSVLATGALLTLAPRWGEALRGRGVPSRWADALAAAAAAQAVCAPVVAVLAARVSLVAVPCNLLAELAVAPATVLGFAALAVAPVAMPVAEVLAWVAGWPAEWIAGIARTGAALPGNGVDWSGGWRGGLGLAGVTVVLVLVGRRIVRHPWLIVACAALFFLVVVQPAPVTRVIAGWPPPGWRLAMCDVGQGDATVLAAGDGAGVVVDAGPDPLAADRCLRSLGISRVPLVLLTHFHADHVAGLPGVLRGREVGEIQTTGFREPPEQADFVREQAAAAEVPVVTAVAGERRRAGPLEWQVLWPPAGPVPRPEGPNDASVTLLVRTGGLTALLLGDLEPPAQRALLRSPAAASLGSVDVLKVAHHGSAQQDPELLRRAAPRLALISCGADNSYGHPSPLTLAALRAGGAQVLRSDTDGAVAVMGEGARAGSREGGSSGAVGDPRGDPRGEPRVGSGLEVVTRPP; encoded by the coding sequence ATGACGCGCGCGGCGGTTCACCTCGCGTCGGGTCACCGACTCGGTGCCTCCCATCCCCGCCAGGAAGGCCCGGCGGACCTGCGGCTCGTGCCGCCCGCGCTGGCGGCCTGGGGTTCGGCGGCCCTCATGCTGGACGCTCCACCGCGCTGGGCGATCGCCACGGTGGCGGTCGCAGTGCTGACGGCCGGAGTCCTGTTGGTGAGGTGGACGGCTCGGGGGTCCGGCGGGGGCGGCCAGCCGCAAGCCGGGGGACGGAGACCGAGACGGTGGGGACGTTTCACGGTCGCCGCGGTTCTGCTCTGTGCCGCCGGGGCGGCCGCGTCGGCGGCGCTGCACGGGGCGGATCTGCGGCGCGGCCCGGTTCCCTCGCTGGCAGGTGAATACGCGCAGGTGAAGGCGGAGTTGAAGGTCACGTCCGACCCTCGCCTCACCCGTCCCCGCGTGGCGAGCGCGCACACGATGCCGCCGACTGTGCTTTTGGACGCGGAGGTCCTCCGTGTCACGGAGCGGGACGGCACGTCGACGGAGACCCGTACGCCGGTTCTGGTGGTGGTGCGCACGGATTCCCAGGAAGCCGGCCCCGACCGGGACTCGGTCCACCCGGCCGCCCCCGCCTGGACGGCTCTTCTGCCGTCGACGCGGGTGCGAGTGGAGGGTCGGTTGGCGCCGCCGTTGTCGGGCGGGGACCAAGTCGCCGCTGTGCTGCGGGTGGACGGGGAGAGGGTGCCCAGGACGGTGGGGGCGCCTACCGGGGCGCAGAGGATCGCCGGGAGGCTCCGGGGCGGGCTGCGGGAGGCCACGGACGGGCTGCCCGCCGATGCCCGTGCGCTGCTCCCGGGGCTCGTCGTCGGGGACACCTCACGCGTGCCGGCCGAGTTGGACCAGGCGTTCCGGGCGACCGACCTCACGCATCTGCTGGCCGTGAGCGGGGCGAACCTGACGATCGTGCTCGTGCTGCTCATCGGCCCGCCGGGTATCGCCCAGCGGGCGGAGCGGCGGGGGCTCGCGCCCAAGCTGGGGATTCCGCTGCGCACGACCGCGGTGCTCGGTGGTGCGCTCACCCTCGGGTTCGTCATCGTCTGTCGACCGGACCCGAGCGTGTTGCGGGCCGCGGCCTGCGGGCTGATCGCGCTGCTCGCCCTCGTGACGGGACGGCGCAGGTCGCTCATTCCGGCGCTGGCGACGGCGGTGCTGGTACTGGTGCTGTACGACCCGTGGCTGGCCCGGAGCCATGGCTTCCTGCTCTCCGTCCTGGCCACGGGCGCCCTGCTCACGCTCGCGCCGCGCTGGGGTGAGGCGTTGCGGGGGAGAGGGGTGCCGTCGAGATGGGCCGACGCGCTGGCCGCCGCGGCTGCGGCTCAGGCGGTCTGTGCGCCCGTCGTCGCCGTCCTGGCGGCTCGGGTGAGTCTGGTCGCGGTGCCGTGCAATCTCCTCGCGGAGTTGGCGGTCGCGCCTGCCACGGTGCTCGGGTTCGCGGCGCTGGCCGTGGCGCCGGTCGCGATGCCCGTCGCCGAGGTGCTGGCGTGGGTGGCGGGTTGGCCTGCGGAGTGGATCGCGGGTATCGCACGCACGGGGGCGGCGCTGCCGGGGAACGGGGTCGACTGGTCGGGCGGCTGGCGTGGGGGACTCGGGCTCGCGGGCGTCACTGTGGTCCTCGTCCTGGTGGGACGCAGGATCGTGCGGCATCCATGGCTGATCGTGGCCTGTGCCGCGCTGTTCTTCCTGGTGGTCGTGCAGCCTGCGCCCGTGACGCGGGTGATCGCGGGGTGGCCGCCGCCGGGGTGGCGACTGGCGATGTGTGACGTCGGGCAGGGGGATGCGACCGTGCTCGCGGCCGGGGACGGCGCGGGCGTGGTGGTCGACGCGGGGCCCGATCCACTGGCGGCGGACCGGTGCCTGCGCTCGCTCGGGATCAGCCGGGTGCCGCTCGTCCTGCTCACGCACTTCCACGCGGACCATGTCGCGGGGCTGCCGGGGGTGTTGCGGGGGCGTGAGGTGGGGGAGATCCAGACGACGGGGTTCCGGGAGCCGCCGGAGCAGGCCGACTTCGTGCGGGAGCAGGCGGCAGCCGCGGAGGTGCCGGTGGTGACGGCCGTGGCGGGGGAGCGGCGCCGGGCCGGGCCACTGGAGTGGCAGGTGCTGTGGCCTCCGGCCGGGCCGGTGCCGAGGCCGGAGGGGCCGAACGACGCGAGCGTCACTCTGCTCGTGCGGACGGGTGGGCTGACGGCGCTGCTGCTCGGGGACCTGGAGCCGCCCGCGCAGAGGGCCCTGCTGCGTAGCCCGGCCGCGGCGTCGCTCGGCTCCGTCGACGTGCTGAAGGTGGCCCACCACGGCTCGGCCCAGCAGGACCCGGAGCTCCTGCGGAGGGCGGCGCCGCGACTGGCACTGATCTCGTGCGGCGCCGACAACTCGTACGGGCACCCGTCGCCCCTCACCTTGGCGGCGCTGCGGGCCGGGGGAGCACAGGTGCTCCGCTCGGATACGGATGGGGCGGTCGCGGTGATGGGGGAGGGGGCGCGGGCCGGTTCTCGGGAGGGAGGCAGTTCTGGGGCGGTAGGCGATCCACGGGGCGATCCACGCGGCGAGCCACGGGTGGGGTCCGGGCTTGAGGTGGTCACGCGGCCGCCGTGA
- a CDS encoding YceI family protein, translated as MFGRWLGNRTNRTGRVGALSALTVPSSAGVLSCRVLDPVNEPVRNAEFAVSDAMGRKVVSGGTDPFGSFVTAVPAGDYRLAVSAEGFTPYRASATVAEDAHASLGDVTLQVAQPPTLPEPGDWEVDPLHSSVCFTARHIGLARIRGRFNSFAGAIRIGERMEDSAMHVVIDAASIDTAVQMRDDHLRSGDFLDVGRFPTMEFYSDRFVHKGGSRWAISGGLTLHGVTRTVTLDTEYLGVGKGLEGETRVACRATTELHRDDFTITWQTMLARGIAAVGHSITIDLDIQVIPKSG; from the coding sequence GTGTTCGGCCGCTGGCTGGGAAACCGTACGAATCGGACCGGACGGGTGGGGGCCTTGTCGGCGCTCACGGTCCCGTCGAGTGCGGGGGTGCTCAGCTGCCGGGTGCTCGACCCGGTCAACGAGCCCGTGCGGAACGCGGAGTTCGCCGTCAGCGACGCCATGGGGCGCAAGGTCGTCAGCGGGGGCACCGACCCCTTCGGGTCGTTCGTCACGGCTGTTCCGGCGGGGGACTATCGTCTGGCGGTCTCGGCGGAGGGGTTCACTCCGTACCGTGCGAGCGCCACGGTGGCGGAGGACGCGCACGCCTCGCTCGGCGACGTCACGCTCCAGGTAGCCCAGCCCCCGACGCTCCCCGAGCCCGGCGACTGGGAGGTCGACCCGCTGCACTCCTCGGTCTGCTTCACCGCGCGGCACATCGGTCTGGCCCGGATCCGTGGCCGGTTCAACAGCTTCGCGGGTGCGATCCGGATCGGGGAGCGGATGGAGGACTCGGCGATGCACGTCGTCATCGACGCCGCCTCCATCGACACGGCGGTCCAGATGCGCGACGACCACCTGCGCTCCGGTGACTTCCTGGACGTGGGGCGGTTCCCGACGATGGAGTTCTACAGCGACCGTTTCGTCCACAAGGGCGGCAGCCGCTGGGCGATATCCGGCGGCCTGACGCTGCACGGTGTGACGCGGACGGTCACGCTCGACACGGAGTACCTGGGGGTCGGCAAGGGGCTGGAGGGCGAGACCCGCGTGGCCTGCCGCGCCACCACCGAACTGCACCGCGACGACTTCACGATCACGTGGCAGACGATGCTGGCCCGCGGTATCGCCGCCGTCGGGCACAGCATCACCATCGACCTCGACATTCAGGTCATACCGAAGAGCGGCTGA